The Pseudomonas baetica genome includes a region encoding these proteins:
- a CDS encoding DUF1427 family protein — MNYLISLAIGLGVGLLYGALDFRSPAPPAIALVGLLGMLAGEQLWPMGRQLVAGWLS; from the coding sequence ATGAATTACCTGATTTCGCTGGCCATCGGCCTCGGCGTTGGCCTGCTTTACGGCGCGCTGGATTTTCGTTCTCCAGCCCCACCGGCCATTGCGCTGGTCGGCTTGCTGGGCATGCTCGCGGGTGAACAGTTGTGGCCGATGGGCCGGCAACTGGTGGCCGGTTGGTTGTCCTGA
- a CDS encoding purine-nucleoside phosphorylase has product MQAMMRVSLAAAALLSCTAWASEAPIQPKVVLITMFAPEAQNWIDRLQLKQEIRVPGLSAEYPTIRCNTRQVCLLTTGMGQTNAAASTLALAMSPKFDLRKSYFLIAGIAGISPKHGTIGTAAWAHYLVEFGTQWELDSRDAPSSWPTGYIGINTKGPNEKPPLDYKTEVFELNPTLQAKAFALSHKVELSESKESAAWRLKYPSAPANQPPVVTRCDTLAGNTWFSGTRLSERAEVWTKLLTDNKGEYCTTQQEDNSTYEALLRASREGLVDVQRLAVVRAGSDFDRPEPGGSEVDNLLKYADQGGFVPALENLYRAGNPLVQDILKHWSAWENGVPQS; this is encoded by the coding sequence ATGCAAGCAATGATGCGCGTTTCACTGGCCGCTGCCGCCCTGCTCTCTTGCACTGCATGGGCGAGCGAAGCGCCGATCCAGCCGAAAGTGGTGCTGATCACCATGTTCGCCCCTGAGGCGCAAAACTGGATCGATCGGCTGCAACTCAAGCAGGAAATCCGCGTGCCGGGCCTGTCCGCCGAGTACCCGACCATCCGCTGCAACACCCGGCAGGTGTGCCTGCTGACCACCGGCATGGGCCAGACCAACGCAGCGGCCTCGACCCTGGCACTGGCCATGTCGCCGAAGTTCGACCTACGCAAAAGCTATTTCCTGATCGCCGGTATCGCCGGGATCAGCCCCAAACACGGGACCATCGGCACCGCCGCGTGGGCGCATTATCTGGTCGAGTTCGGTACGCAATGGGAACTGGATTCCCGTGATGCGCCGTCGAGTTGGCCAACCGGCTACATCGGCATCAACACCAAGGGCCCGAACGAAAAACCGCCGCTGGACTACAAGACCGAAGTCTTTGAACTCAACCCGACCTTGCAGGCCAAGGCCTTCGCCCTGAGCCACAAGGTCGAACTGAGCGAGAGCAAGGAGTCGGCGGCGTGGCGGCTGAAATATCCATCGGCCCCAGCTAATCAGCCACCAGTCGTCACCCGCTGCGACACACTGGCCGGCAACACCTGGTTTTCCGGCACGCGCCTGAGCGAACGGGCCGAGGTCTGGACCAAACTGCTGACCGACAACAAGGGCGAATACTGCACGACGCAACAGGAAGACAACTCCACCTATGAGGCCCTGCTGCGCGCCAGTCGTGAAGGCCTGGTCGATGTACAACGCCTGGCGGTAGTACGTGCCGGCTCCGACTTCGACCGTCCTGAACCGGGCGGTAGTGAAGTGGATAATTTGCTCAAATACGCCGATCAGGGCGGTTTTGTCCCGGCGCTGGAAAACCTCTACCGCGCGGGTAATCCACTGGTGCAGGACATCCTCAAGCACTGGTCTGCCTGGGAAAACGGCGTGCCTCAATCCTGA
- a CDS encoding nucleoside-specific channel-forming protein Tsx, producing the protein MHATSPLRAPFARTFAVSLLLTGVTGVLSHDALAQPAPSEESAQGETLSPEASPPKKGAYLSDWYNQDLMLIGSKDISFGPQPADDIYLEYEYFGRKGPFELYGYIDVPKIFNIGNSHDKGVWDHGSPVFMEHEPRISIDYLAGRSLAIGPFKEWYVAFDWIYDHGSRKENRANTLYSGFGTDIDTHSRVNLSANLYGRYQWENYGASNEYSWDGYRAQLKYIIPIDKFSNGASLTYIGFTNFDFGSDIHKDNPARTANATVATNVLLYSFTHLRFTLVGRYFHNGGNWEDGSELNFGDGNFRARSNGWGYYAGIGYQF; encoded by the coding sequence ATGCACGCCACATCCCCTCTTCGCGCCCCATTTGCGCGCACGTTTGCTGTTTCCTTGCTACTGACCGGCGTTACCGGAGTTCTCAGCCATGATGCTCTGGCTCAACCCGCGCCTTCGGAAGAATCCGCCCAAGGTGAAACCCTCAGCCCCGAAGCCAGCCCACCGAAAAAAGGCGCGTACCTGTCGGACTGGTACAACCAGGACCTGATGCTGATCGGCAGCAAAGACATCAGCTTCGGTCCGCAACCGGCCGACGACATCTATCTGGAATACGAGTACTTCGGGCGCAAGGGCCCATTCGAGCTCTACGGCTACATCGACGTGCCGAAAATTTTCAATATCGGCAACAGCCACGACAAAGGTGTGTGGGATCACGGCTCACCGGTGTTCATGGAGCACGAGCCGCGCATCTCGATCGACTACCTCGCCGGCCGCAGCCTGGCCATCGGCCCGTTCAAGGAATGGTACGTAGCGTTCGACTGGATCTACGACCACGGCAGCCGCAAGGAGAACCGCGCCAACACTCTGTACAGCGGCTTCGGCACCGACATCGACACCCATTCGCGGGTCAACCTGTCGGCCAACCTGTACGGGCGTTATCAGTGGGAAAACTACGGCGCGAGCAATGAGTACTCATGGGACGGCTACCGCGCGCAGCTCAAATACATCATCCCGATCGACAAATTCAGCAACGGCGCCTCGCTGACCTACATCGGCTTCACCAACTTCGACTTTGGCTCGGACATCCACAAGGACAACCCGGCGCGCACCGCCAACGCCACGGTGGCAACCAACGTCCTGCTCTATTCGTTCACCCATTTGCGCTTCACCCTGGTCGGGCGTTATTTCCACAACGGCGGTAACTGGGAGGATGGCAGCGAGTTGAATTTCGGCGACGGCAATTTCCGCGCGCGTTCCAACGGCTGGGGTTACTACGCCGGCATCGGTTATCAGTTCTGA
- a CDS encoding quinone oxidoreductase family protein, which yields MKALQFDKTGDLSSLRYVEVPTPVPGADDVLVEIKAAGLNPSDVKNVLGRFPYTTLPRIPGRDFAGVVVEGPQALIGQEVWGTGRELGFFADGSHAQFVKLPGKGVGHKPSHLSFAQAASLGVPYTTAWDALERSLVTAETRLLVIGGGAVATAALALAKVRGAQLLAAARRPEQVKELQAQGYQTLQLDKPEDLGAQVNAVYRGGADVIFDTTGFWLPASVAALAAFGRIAIIAAPVDGHVQLPALALYRKGGSVVGINSLLYGVEACAAMLEQFGRFFDEDLLPLPQGLVESPLAEGLARYVEVNQGSGDKVILIP from the coding sequence ATGAAAGCACTGCAATTCGATAAAACCGGCGACTTGTCTTCCCTGCGTTACGTCGAGGTGCCGACGCCGGTGCCGGGCGCTGATGACGTGTTGGTCGAGATCAAGGCTGCCGGCCTGAATCCCAGCGATGTGAAGAACGTACTCGGGCGTTTTCCCTACACCACGCTGCCACGGATTCCCGGGCGGGATTTTGCCGGTGTGGTGGTCGAAGGCCCGCAGGCGTTGATCGGGCAGGAAGTCTGGGGCACCGGTCGCGAGTTGGGCTTTTTCGCCGATGGCTCCCACGCGCAGTTCGTCAAACTGCCGGGCAAGGGCGTGGGGCATAAACCGTCGCACCTGAGTTTCGCCCAGGCCGCCAGCCTCGGCGTGCCGTACACCACGGCGTGGGATGCGCTGGAGCGCAGTCTGGTAACGGCCGAAACCCGTTTGCTGGTGATCGGCGGCGGCGCGGTGGCCACAGCGGCCTTGGCGTTGGCCAAGGTACGCGGCGCGCAGTTGCTGGCGGCGGCGCGGCGGCCGGAGCAGGTCAAGGAGTTACAGGCGCAGGGCTATCAGACGCTGCAACTGGATAAGCCCGAAGATCTCGGTGCGCAGGTCAACGCGGTGTATCGCGGTGGCGCCGACGTGATTTTCGACACCACCGGTTTCTGGCTGCCGGCCTCGGTTGCGGCACTGGCAGCGTTCGGCCGCATCGCGATCATCGCCGCGCCGGTCGACGGCCATGTGCAATTGCCGGCACTGGCGTTGTATCGCAAGGGCGGTTCGGTGGTCGGGATTAATTCGCTGCTGTACGGCGTTGAAGCGTGCGCGGCGATGCTGGAGCAGTTTGGCCGGTTCTTCGATGAAGACCTGCTGCCGCTGCCGCAAGGGCTTGTCGAGTCACCGCTGGCGGAAGGTTTGGCGCGGTATGTCGAGGTGAATCAGGGCAGTGGCGACAAGGTCATCCTGATCCCCTGA